A part of Nocardioides sp. WS12 genomic DNA contains:
- a CDS encoding endonuclease NucS, which produces MWRIDGDEPRPLKAMVLPAEKELHQFLLRDPSLLGVRLLVIGSEVATPYGKRLDLLAIDTDGNLHVLELKRDRTPREVVAQILDYGSWVSTLSRDEVIDIADKHLGQPFEAAFEDVFGSAPPDELNGELQLTVVASDLDNSSERIVNYLRSFGVPVNAVFFSYLEDDERKYLARSWLAASDEGSPAATSSAKKGKRAAWNGLDWYVSYGGNRPWEDAQTYGFIAAGGGKFYSQTMRTLPEGARVWVNVPGTGYVAVGKTLAPARRWAEALVKVGDDWVRLSEQDLVGTPHPHFDDADDDMAEWVVPVEWLDARPETEAYWQKGMFASQHSACKLRQEFTLERLADHFGIENKGE; this is translated from the coding sequence ATGTGGCGCATCGATGGTGACGAGCCGCGCCCGTTGAAGGCCATGGTGCTGCCTGCAGAGAAGGAACTCCACCAGTTCCTGCTACGGGACCCGTCGCTGCTCGGCGTACGTCTGCTGGTCATTGGCAGCGAGGTTGCGACGCCATACGGGAAGCGTCTCGACCTGCTGGCTATCGACACCGACGGCAACCTTCACGTCTTGGAGCTCAAGCGCGACCGGACGCCGCGAGAGGTCGTTGCGCAGATTTTGGACTACGGCTCGTGGGTGTCGACGCTCTCGCGCGATGAAGTCATCGACATCGCCGACAAACACCTTGGCCAGCCGTTCGAAGCGGCCTTTGAGGATGTCTTCGGCAGCGCTCCGCCCGACGAGCTCAACGGCGAGCTCCAGTTGACGGTTGTCGCTTCGGATCTCGACAACAGCTCTGAACGCATTGTGAACTACCTACGCAGCTTTGGTGTCCCGGTTAACGCGGTCTTCTTCTCCTACCTAGAAGATGACGAGCGCAAGTACCTCGCCCGGTCCTGGCTCGCGGCGTCCGATGAAGGCAGTCCGGCGGCAACGTCATCGGCGAAGAAGGGCAAGCGGGCGGCCTGGAACGGATTGGACTGGTACGTCTCGTATGGCGGTAACCGGCCTTGGGAGGACGCCCAGACGTATGGCTTCATCGCCGCCGGAGGCGGGAAGTTCTACTCGCAGACGATGAGGACCCTCCCCGAGGGTGCTCGCGTATGGGTCAACGTCCCCGGCACCGGATACGTCGCTGTTGGCAAGACACTCGCCCCCGCACGCCGGTGGGCAGAAGCCCTCGTCAAGGTCGGCGACGACTGGGTGAGGCTGTCTGAGCAGGATCTTGTCGGCACGCCGCACCCGCACTTCGATGACGCCGACGATGACATGGCTGAGTGGGTCGTTCCGGTTGAGTGGCTGGATGCCCGTCCCGAGACGGAGGCCTACTGGCAGAAGGGCATGTTCGCTAGCCAGCACAGTGCCTGCAAACTGCGTCAGGAGTTCACCCTGGAGCGCCTCGCCGATCATTTCGGCATTGAGAACAAGGGCGAGTGA